The proteins below are encoded in one region of Hordeum vulgare subsp. vulgare chromosome 3H, MorexV3_pseudomolecules_assembly, whole genome shotgun sequence:
- the LOC123442994 gene encoding auxin-responsive protein IAA1-like isoform X1, with product MSAETERSSTESSAVSGLDFEDTALTLTLRLPGSSPADPDRKRGASSSSSSRSLADRSSLLAEAPPAPKARVVGWPPVRSFRKNALENVAAGSTRAAAAAPAKFVKVAVDGAPYLRKVNLRDHAGYDQLLRALQDKFRSHFTIRKFANDEKKLVDAVNGTEYVPTYEDKDGDWMLVGDVPWKMFVEACQRVRLMKNSEAVNLAPGAAR from the exons ATGTCGGCGGAGACGGAGCGGAGCTCCACGGagtcctccgcggtgtccgggctCGACTTCGAGGACACCGCGCTCACGCTCACCCTGCGCCTTCCCGGCTCCTCCCCCGCCGACCCCGACCGCAAGcgcggcgcctcctcctcctcctcctcccgctcccTCGCCGACCGCTCCTCCCTCCTCGCCGAGGCTCCGCCGGCCCCCAA GGCGCGGGTGGTGGGCTGGCCGCCGGTGAGGTCGTTCCGCAAGAATGCGCTCGAGAACGTCGCCGCCGGTTCCaccagggcggcggcggccgcgccGGCCAAGTTCGTCAAGGTGGCCGTCGACGGCGCGCCGTACCTGCGCAAGGTGAACCTGCGGGACCACGCCGGCTACGACCAGCTCCTCCGCGCGCTCCAGGACAAGTTCCGCTCCCACTTCACCATCA GGAAGTTCGCCAACGACGAGAAGAAGCTGGTGGACGCGGTGAACGGGACGGAGTACGTGCCCACCTACGAGGACAAGGACGGCGATTGGATGCTCGTCGGCGACGTCCCCTGGAA GATGTTTGTGGAGGCCTGCCAACGCGTCCGCCTGATGAAGAACTCCGAGGCCGTGAACCTAG CACCCGGAGCTGCCCGGTGA
- the LOC123442994 gene encoding auxin-responsive protein IAA1-like isoform X2 produces the protein MSAETERSSTESSAVSGLDFEDTALTLTLRLPGSSPADPDRKRGASSSSSSRSLADRSSLLAEAPPAPKARVVGWPPVRSFRKNALENVAAGSTRAAAAAPAKFVKVAVDGAPYLRKVNLRDHAGYDQLLRALQDKFRSHFTIRKFANDEKKLVDAVNGTEYVPTYEDKDGDWMLVGDVPWKMFVEACQRVRLMKNSEAVNLAMRIR, from the exons ATGTCGGCGGAGACGGAGCGGAGCTCCACGGagtcctccgcggtgtccgggctCGACTTCGAGGACACCGCGCTCACGCTCACCCTGCGCCTTCCCGGCTCCTCCCCCGCCGACCCCGACCGCAAGcgcggcgcctcctcctcctcctcctcccgctcccTCGCCGACCGCTCCTCCCTCCTCGCCGAGGCTCCGCCGGCCCCCAA GGCGCGGGTGGTGGGCTGGCCGCCGGTGAGGTCGTTCCGCAAGAATGCGCTCGAGAACGTCGCCGCCGGTTCCaccagggcggcggcggccgcgccGGCCAAGTTCGTCAAGGTGGCCGTCGACGGCGCGCCGTACCTGCGCAAGGTGAACCTGCGGGACCACGCCGGCTACGACCAGCTCCTCCGCGCGCTCCAGGACAAGTTCCGCTCCCACTTCACCATCA GGAAGTTCGCCAACGACGAGAAGAAGCTGGTGGACGCGGTGAACGGGACGGAGTACGTGCCCACCTACGAGGACAAGGACGGCGATTGGATGCTCGTCGGCGACGTCCCCTGGAA GATGTTTGTGGAGGCCTGCCAACGCGTCCGCCTGATGAAGAACTCCGAGGCCGTGAACCTAG CTATGCGGATTCGCTGA